Proteins from a single region of Pseudorasbora parva isolate DD20220531a chromosome 22, ASM2467924v1, whole genome shotgun sequence:
- the aldh4a1 gene encoding delta-1-pyrroline-5-carboxylate dehydrogenase, mitochondrial encodes MLRVRSVICQSWKGFKTFPCAAVEVKNEPVLGFKEGSKERSELEEALQNLKGKTEEIPCVIGNEEVWTKDIRYQLSPFNHSHKVSKFCYADKELINKAIEASVAARREWDLKPVADRAQVFFKAADIISGPKRAEILAKTMIGQGKTVVQAEIDAAAELIDFFRFNAKHAIELEHQQPLDSDGSTNTMLYRGLEGFVAAVAPFNFTAIGGNLAGTPAIMGNVVLWKPSDTAMSASYAVYKIMRESGLPPNIIQFVPADGPVFGDAITSSKHLAGINFTGSVPTFKRLWKQVAQNLDIYRNFPRVAGECGGKNFHFVHKSADVHSVVTGTIRSAFEYGGQKCSACSRMYVPDSLWPQIKQGLLDVHKKIKLGDPVEDFSTFFSAVIDEKSFSRIKGWLDHAKSSPHLKIVAGGNCDDKKGYFVEPTIIETTDPQAKIMNEEIFGPVLAVYVYPESDYKKVLHLIDNTSPYALTGAVFAQDKAVIDEAGKVLRNAAGNYYINDKSTGSIVAQQPFGGARASGTNDKPGGPHYVLRWTSPQVVKQTYVPLTEWKYPYMG; translated from the exons ATGCTGAGAGTGAGATCTGTCATCTGTCAGTCTTGGAAGGG GTTCAAGACCTTCCCGTGTGCAGCTGTGGAGGTGAAGAACGAGCCCGTGCTTGGGTTTAAAGAGGGCAGTAAAGAGAGATCAGAACTGGAGGAg GCGTTACAAAACCTGAAGGGAAAGACAGAAGAGATTCCCTGTGTGATTGGAAATGAAGAAGTGTGGACCAAAGATATCAGATACCAGCTGTCT CCCTTCAACCACTCTCACAAAGTGTCCAAGTTCTGCTATGCTGATAAG GAGCTGATAAATAAAGCCATTGAGGCCTCGGTAGCTGCTCGGAGGGAATGGGATCTTAAACCGGTTGCAGATAGAGCCCAGGTCTTCTTCAAAGCTGCTGACATCATCAGTGGACCCAAGAGGGCAGAAATTCTGGCCAAGACCATGATCGGACAG GGTAAGACTGTGGTCCAGGCTGAGATTGACGCTGCTGCAGAACTCATCGACTTCTTCAGGTTCAATGCCAAACATGCGATCGAGCTGGAGCACCAGCAGCCATTGGACAGCGATGGAAGTACCAACACCATGCTGTACCGTGGATTGGAG GGATTTGTAGCTGCTGTTGCGCCATTCAACTTCACAGCGATTGGTGGAAACCTTGCCGGCACCCCTGCGATCATG GGTAACGTGGTGTTGTGGAAACCCAGTGACACGGCCATGTCCGCCAGCTACGCCGTCTATAAGATCATGAGAGAGTCTGGATTGCCACCCAATATCATCCAGTTTGTCCCAGCTGACGGTCCAGTGTTTGGAGACGCCATCACATCCTCTAAGCACCTGGCTGGCATTAACTTCACTGGCAGCGTCCC AACCTTTAAACGGTTGTGGAAGCAGGTCGCCCAGAATCTGGATATCTACAGGAATTTCCCTCGTGTCGCTGGAG AATGCGGTGGCAAGAACTTCCACTTTGTGCACAAGTCTGCTGACGTTCACAGCGTTGTGACCGGCACCATACGCTCGGCATTTGAGTACGGAGGACAGAAGTGTTCAGCCTGCTCCAGGATGTACGTACCAGACTCACTGTGGCCTCAGATCAAACAGGGACTCCTGGATGTGCACAAAAAGATCAAATTAGGAGAC CCAGTCGAAGATTTCAGCACATTCTTCTCAGCAGTTATCGATGAGAAG TCCTTCTCCAGGATCAAGGGATGGCTTGATCATGCCAAATCCTCTCCACATCTAAAGATAGTCGCTGGAGGAAACTGTGATGATAAAAAAGGATATTTTGTGGAACCCACCATCATTGAAACCACGGACCCACAGGCGAAAATCATGAATGAG GAGATCTTCGGGCCTGTCCTGGCAGTTTACGTTTACCCTGAATCTGACTATAAGAAGGTCCTGCACTTAATAGACAACACTTCTCCATATGCCCTGACAGGAGCCGTCTTTGCCCAAGACAA GGCTGTTATTGATGAGGCAGGAAAGGTCTTAAGAAACGCAGCTGGAAACTATTACATCAATGACAAATCTACAGGATCCATCGTGGCCCAGCAGCCATTTGGGGGCGCCAGAGCATCAG GCACCAACGACAAGCCCGGTGGCCCACACTACGTCCTCCGATGGACGTCCCCACAGGTGGTCAAGCAGACCTACGTGCCGCTTACAGAATGGAAGTATCCCTACATGGGCTAA
- the LOC137058282 gene encoding transcription factor HES-5-like, producing the protein MAPTVCKVTARDKTKLRKPVVEKMRRDRINRCIEQLKVLLKTEIKASQPCSKLEKADVLEMAVIYLKSNTWPLTASPTADAHAQSYADGFSRCMEETARFLSEQQTSKPVLMGPFDKTQQPKESCQIMSKNSGELWRPW; encoded by the exons ATGGCTCCAACTGTTTGCAAAGTGACTGCACGTGATAAAACTAAA TTGAGGAAACCAGTGGTGGAGAAGATGCGCAGAGACCGTATCAACAGATGCATTGAACAGCTGAAAGTTCTTCTAAAAACCGAGATTAAAGCCAGCCAGCCCTGTTCTAAACTAGAGAAGGCTGATGTCCTGGAGATGGCTGTCATTTACCTGAAGAGCAACACATGGCCACTGACAGCGTCCCCAACCGCAGACGCGCATGCGCAGAGCTACGCGGACGGGTTCTCCCGGTGCATGGAGGAGACTGCGAGATTCCTGTCGGAGCAACAGACCAGCAAACCAGTTTTAATGGGACCCTTTGACAAAACCCAGCAACCCAAAGAAAGCTGTCAGATCATGTCAAAGAACAGCGGAGAGCTCTGGAGACCCTGGTGA
- the LOC137058124 gene encoding transcription factor HES-5-like: MAPTYTADYSKLSNKEKHKIRKPVVEKMRRDRINHCIEQLKSMLEKEFHQQDPNAKLEKADILEMTVVFLKQQLLPKTSAPQKAHFDGYSQCWRETMSFLSVNSKVDAVRQHLNHCQEAQRSSEDLTHSSPASHQPTKMKQEPCAHRPLWRPW; the protein is encoded by the exons ATGGCTCCAACTTACACGGCTGACTACTCCAAACTTTCCAACAAGGAGAAACATAAA ATAAGAAAACCTGTGGTTGAAAAGATGCGCAGAGATCGCATCAACCACTGCATCGAGCAGCTCAAATCCATGCTGGAGAAGGAGTTCCACCAGCAGGACCCAAACGCCAAGCTGGAGAAAGCCGACATCCTGGAGATGACGGTGGTTTTCCTGAAGCAGCAGCTGCTGCCCAAGACTTCAGCTCCACAGAAAGCCCACTTTGACGGCTATTCCCAGTGTTGGAGGGAGACCATGAGCTTCCTGTCGGTCAACTCCAAGGTGGACGCTGTACGTCAGCATCTGAACCACTGCCAAGAAGCCCAGAGATCATCTGAAGACCTCACACACTCGTCTCCAGCTTCCCATCAGCCCACCAAGATGAAGCAGGAACCATGTGCCCACAGACCGCTCTGGAGACCCTGGTAG